Proteins found in one Panthera tigris isolate Pti1 chromosome B3, P.tigris_Pti1_mat1.1, whole genome shotgun sequence genomic segment:
- the ADAM21 gene encoding disintegrin and metalloproteinase domain-containing protein 21, translating to MAGEAEVAMRIVLLLFWVGMSLFPSSFSQAGPSQCLGHPEVVVPLKVTGKGRSAKTPGWLSYSLQFGGWRHVVHMKIKKLLVSRHFPVFTYTDQHALLQDEPFVPDDCYYHGYVEGVPESLVSLSTCSGGFRGMLQINDLAYEIEPIRHSTTFEHLVYEINTNETQFPPMRCGLTMKETALQQLRFEEANKPTLKQNSNDKWWTHSWFLELIVVVESNFLVYSQSNFSKVQEDVFLVVNIVDSIYEQLGTYVILIGIEIWNQGNIFQMISIEQVLKDFSQWKQISLSWLQYDVAHFFIKNSLISVLGIAYVAGICHPPIDCGVNNFQGDSWSLFALTVAHELGHTLGMQHDEEFCLCEQSGCIMNATRVPAKKFTNCSYTDFTKTTLNQGSCLHNIPHPGEVFMLKRCGNGVVEGEEECDCGSIKQCQQDPCCLLSCTLRPGAACAFGLCCQDCKFMPSGKLCRHQVNKCDLPEWCNGTSHQCPEDAYVQDGVPCGDDAYCYRGRCNNHDEQCREIFGEGAKGASQSCYKEINTLGNRFGHCGINGTTYLKCNTSDIFCGRVQCENVRVIPHLRDHSNLQQTHINGVTCWSIDYHVGMDTPDVGEVKDGTMCGPGKICIHKKCVSLSLLSQVCLAETCNTKGICNNKHHCHCDYGWSPPYCLHRGYGGSVDSGPASAKKVFLLLVGSLTLSVLFLLSAAVFMYFRKHFGPKETKAPSSG from the coding sequence ATGGCTGGTGAGGCTGAGGTGGCCATGAGAATTGTTCTCCTGCTGTTCTGGGTTGGAATGTCTCTGTTCCCTTCCAGCTTCTCCCAGGCCGGGCCCTCCCAATGCCTCGGCCACCCAGAAGTTGTGGTCCCCTTAAAGGTGACCGGCAAGGGCAGAAGTGCAAAAACTCCAGGCTGGCTCTCCTACAGCCTACAGTTTGGGGGCTGGAGACATGTTGTCCATATGAAGATCAAGAAGCTCTTGGTTTCCAGACACTTCCCGGTATTCACATACACAGATCAGCATGCTCTTCTCCAGGATGAGCCTTTTGTTCCCGACGACTGCTACTATCATGGTTATGTGGAAGGAGTCCCTGAGTCCCTGGTTTCCCTCAGTACCTGTTCTGGAGGTTTTCGAGGAATGCTGCAGATAAATGACCTTGCTTATGAAATTGAGCCCATCAGGCACTCTACCACATTTGAACACTTGGTTTATGAGATAAACACTAATGAGACACAATTCCCACCTATGAGATGTGGCTTAACAATGAAGGAAACTGCACTCCAACAGTTGAGATTTGAAGAGGCTAACAAACCAACTCTGAAGCAAAATTCTAATGATAAATGGTGGACCCACTCATGGTTTCTGGAGCTGATTGTGGTGGTAGAGAGCAATTTCTTAGTTTATTCTCAAAGCAACTTCTCAAAGGTACAGGAGGATGTGTTTCTTGTTGTCAACATagtagattccatttatgagcAGTTGGGTACTTAtgtgattttgattgggattgagatttggaatcaaggaaatattttccaaatgataaGCATAGAACAGGTTCTGAAGGATTTCTCTCAGTGGAAACAAATCAGTCTTTCCTGGCTACAGTATGATGTTGcacattttttcataaaaaattcaCTTATAAGTGTACTTGGTATAGCCTATGTTGCAGGAATATGTCATCCCCCTATTGATTGTGGGGTTAACAATTTCCAAGGAGACTCGTGGTCTCTTTTTGCCCTCACTGTCGCCCATGAATTAGGACATACTTTGGGTATGCAGCATGATGAAGAATTCTGTTTGTGTGAGCAAAGTGGCTGCATCATGAATGCTACCAGAGTTCCAGCAAAGAAATTCACCAATTGTAGTTACACAGATTTTACAAAGACCACTTTAAACCAGGGATCATGTCTACACAATATTCCACATCCAGGGGAAGTCTTTATGCTTAAGCGCTGTGGGAATGGTGTGGTTGAAGGAGAAGAGGAATGTGACTGTGGATCTATAAAGCAGTGTCAACAGGATCCCTGTTGTCTGTTGAGCTGCACTCTGAGGCCTGGGGCTGCTTGTGCTTTTGGGCTTTGTTGCCAAGACTGTAAGTTCATGCCATCAGGGAAACTCTGTAGACATCAGGTCAATAAATGTGACCTTCCAGAGTGGTGCAATGGGACATCCCATCAGTGCCCCGAAGATGCGTATGTGCAGGACGGGGTTCCCTGTGGTGACGATGCCTACTGCTATAGAGGGAGGTGTAACAACCATGACGAACAATGCAGGGAGATTTTTGGTGAAGGTGCAAAGGGTGCATCTCAGAGTTGCTACAAAGAAATCAACACTCTGGGAAACCGTTTTGGCCACTGTGGTATAAATGGCACGACATACCTAAAATGTAATACCTCAGATATCTTTTGTGGCAGAGTTCAATGTGAGAATGTGAGGGTTATTCCCCATCTGAGAGATCACTCTAATTTGCAGCAAACTCACATCAATGGTGTCACCTGCTGGAGTATTGACTATCATGTAGGAATGGACACACCTGATGTTGGGGAAGTAAAAGATGGCACCATGTGTGGCCCAGGAAAGATCTGCATTCACAAGAAGTGTGTCAGTCTGTCTCTCTTATCACAAGTCTGCCTGGCTGAGACCTGCAACACGAAGGGAATCTGCAATAATAAACATCACTGCCACTGTGACTACGGGTGGTCCCCACCGTACTGCCTGCACAGAGGCTATGGAGGTAGTGTTGACAGTGGCCCAGCATCTGCCAAAAAAGTTTTCTTGCTGCTAGTTGGGAGTCTtactttgtctgttttgtttttactgtcaGCTGCTGTATTTATgtactttagaaaacattttggtCCCAAGGAGACTAAGGCACCGTCTTCAGGTTAG